The Acidianus manzaensis genome has a window encoding:
- a CDS encoding glutamyl-tRNA reductase yields the protein MSITNEINEKYYAILYTYKTVGFSNLSSHYLRDNEVQLLHNIVSTEMAIIQTCNRVELYLYVDDYSKVETLLHFLDNIHKKEISKDATILKGYDAIKHLFKVASGLDSLSIGEYEILGQVKLSLDNAKKLGISGKYINTLFERAIKIGRKVRKETNISRGKVGLYSLAIDLAKTKIDISNAKILVIGAGNIGSKIISMLKSENINNITIMNRTIEKAKELAEKYGYSYTSFDLSKINDYDVIFSAIFYPSKISTNKLVIDLSYPSVFQGNNVYRLEDLQFISSQSLEKRSKEITDAEKIIEESIDEFIIDYGNIKYNEIVSDIMNKIDEIRKEEIQRALKEINSNEDDINEILDAMTKSMIKKIFSPMLLKIKDYIREDEKNYINLVLELFNYDKLPSNETKTIKKEQINKRSNSGN from the coding sequence ATGAGTATAACAAATGAAATAAATGAAAAATATTATGCAATCTTATATACGTATAAGACAGTTGGATTTAGTAATCTTTCATCACATTATTTAAGAGATAATGAAGTACAATTATTGCATAATATAGTATCTACCGAAATGGCAATAATTCAAACATGTAATAGAGTAGAATTGTATTTATATGTAGATGATTACAGTAAAGTCGAGACATTATTGCATTTTTTAGACAATATACATAAAAAAGAAATAAGTAAAGATGCAACAATACTAAAAGGATATGATGCAATTAAGCATTTATTTAAGGTAGCTTCTGGTCTAGATTCTTTATCAATAGGAGAATACGAGATTTTAGGTCAAGTAAAGTTATCACTAGATAACGCTAAAAAACTAGGAATTTCTGGCAAGTATATTAATACATTATTTGAAAGAGCTATAAAAATAGGAAGGAAAGTAAGAAAAGAAACTAATATTTCTAGGGGAAAAGTTGGATTATATTCTCTTGCTATAGACCTTGCTAAAACAAAAATAGATATATCAAATGCTAAAATTTTAGTTATAGGAGCTGGAAATATAGGAAGCAAAATTATATCCATGTTAAAATCTGAAAACATAAACAATATTACAATAATGAACAGAACAATTGAAAAAGCAAAAGAATTAGCAGAAAAATACGGATATTCGTATACTTCATTTGATTTATCAAAAATTAACGATTATGATGTCATATTTTCTGCTATATTTTATCCTTCAAAGATATCTACTAATAAGTTGGTCATAGATCTTTCATATCCTTCAGTATTCCAAGGAAATAATGTATATAGACTAGAGGATCTTCAATTCATCTCGTCTCAAAGTTTAGAAAAACGTTCAAAAGAAATTACTGATGCAGAAAAAATTATAGAAGAAAGTATAGACGAATTTATAATAGATTATGGAAATATTAAATATAATGAAATCGTATCAGATATAATGAATAAGATTGATGAGATACGAAAAGAAGAAATCCAAAGAGCATTAAAGGAAATAAATAGCAATGAAGATGATATTAACGAAATCTTAGATGCAATGACTAAATCAATGATAAAGAAAATTTTCTCCCCAATGCTTCTAAAAATCAAAGATTATATAAGAGAAGATGAGAAAAACTACATTAACTTGGTTCTCGAACTATTCAATTATGACAAACTTCCCAGTAACGAGACCAAGACGATTAAGAAAGAACAAATTAATAAGAGATCTAATAGCGGAAACTAG
- the fen gene encoding flap endonuclease-1: MGVDLSSLVDEIKREIQLSEIKGKKISIDAYNAIYQFLTAIRQPDGTPLMDSSGRVTSHLSGVFYRTISLLEEGVIPVYVFDGKPPEMKSQELDRRRKIKEEAEKKLQKAKEEGSTRELKKYSQMSTKLTNDMAEESKKLLTAMGIPIVQAPSEGEAEAAYLCSSGYTWASASQDYDSLLFGAKRLVRNLTLTGKRKLPNKDIYVEIKPEIIELNDLLNKYGINREQLVDIGILIGTDYDPEGIKGIGSKTALRIIKKYGTIEKAVEKGEVPKYILDLDLEKIRSLFLKPDVNNPEGSLELTDPNKDEIINILVNEHNFNADRVNNGIERLIKGIKDTKGLSRQTGLDQWF; the protein is encoded by the coding sequence ATAGGCGTTGATCTATCTAGTCTAGTTGACGAAATAAAAAGAGAAATTCAACTGTCAGAAATTAAAGGTAAAAAAATAAGTATAGATGCATATAATGCAATATATCAATTTTTAACTGCGATTAGGCAACCTGATGGAACGCCATTAATGGATTCCTCAGGACGCGTGACAAGCCATCTTAGTGGAGTTTTTTATAGAACTATTAGCCTTTTAGAAGAAGGCGTAATACCAGTATATGTATTTGATGGCAAACCTCCAGAAATGAAGAGTCAAGAATTAGATAGAAGAAGGAAAATAAAGGAAGAAGCAGAAAAAAAGTTGCAAAAAGCTAAAGAAGAAGGTAGTACAAGAGAATTAAAAAAATATTCTCAAATGAGTACAAAGTTAACTAATGACATGGCAGAAGAAAGTAAAAAATTGCTTACTGCAATGGGGATACCTATTGTGCAAGCACCTAGTGAAGGAGAAGCAGAAGCTGCATATTTATGCTCTTCTGGTTATACATGGGCTTCAGCTAGTCAAGATTATGATTCGTTATTATTTGGAGCTAAACGCTTAGTAAGAAATTTAACTTTAACAGGAAAAAGAAAACTTCCAAATAAAGATATATACGTAGAAATTAAACCAGAAATAATAGAGTTAAATGATTTATTAAATAAATACGGAATAAATAGAGAACAATTAGTAGATATTGGCATTCTAATTGGTACTGATTATGATCCAGAGGGAATCAAAGGAATAGGAAGTAAGACAGCATTAAGAATAATAAAAAAATATGGTACGATAGAGAAAGCAGTAGAAAAGGGTGAAGTACCTAAATATATCCTAGATTTAGATCTGGAGAAAATAAGATCATTATTCCTAAAACCTGATGTTAATAATCCAGAAGGGTCTTTGGAATTAACAGATCCAAATAAGGATGAAATAATAAATATATTGGTAAACGAACATAATTTCAATGCAGATAGAGTTAATAATGGAATAGAAAGGTTAATTAAAGGAATTAAAGATACTAAGGGTTTAAGTAGACAAACGGGACTAGATCAATGGTTCTAA
- the hemL gene encoding glutamate-1-semialdehyde 2,1-aminomutase: MVKGGTSILSENIWKDALKYFAGGVNSPVRAAVKPSPFYSLSGKGAYIYTEDNKRYIDYVLGYGPLILGHENEYVKNKVIEQIEKGWIFGTPSKSEVELAKKITSHMNSVEKIRFVNSGTEATMNAIRLARGFTKREKILKFNGNYHGAHDYALIDAGSAATEFGVPDSEGIPKEVLNTVVICEYNDLNCVEKKLKTEEIAGVIVEPVMGNMGVVPPNENFLKGLRELTRTYNSLLIFDEVITGFRLSLAGAQGYYGVSADITTLGKIIGGGFPIGAIGGKREIIDMFTPSGKVFNAGTFNANPVSMTAGLATIEVLERENVIEKTVSVAKSIAEELDNIPVPHVINRVQNMFQIFFGVSKVTNATEAKKANKDQYIKFHINMLNNGVFIPPSQYESIFTSLAHYDDYVINETIDAIKKSRSGI; this comes from the coding sequence ATGGTTAAAGGAGGGACTTCCATTTTGAGTGAAAATATCTGGAAAGATGCCCTAAAATACTTCGCTGGAGGAGTAAATAGCCCAGTAAGAGCAGCTGTAAAGCCTTCCCCATTCTATTCACTTTCTGGAAAAGGAGCTTACATATATACTGAAGATAATAAAAGATACATTGATTACGTACTTGGCTATGGACCATTAATATTAGGACATGAAAACGAATATGTAAAAAATAAAGTAATAGAGCAAATAGAAAAAGGATGGATTTTCGGAACACCATCTAAGAGTGAAGTAGAACTAGCCAAAAAGATTACATCTCACATGAATTCTGTAGAAAAGATAAGGTTTGTTAATAGCGGTACTGAAGCAACTATGAATGCAATAAGATTAGCTAGAGGCTTTACAAAAAGAGAAAAAATACTAAAATTTAATGGAAATTATCATGGTGCACATGATTACGCCTTAATAGACGCTGGAAGTGCTGCAACAGAATTCGGCGTTCCTGATTCTGAAGGTATACCAAAAGAAGTGTTAAATACTGTAGTAATATGTGAATATAATGATTTAAACTGTGTAGAAAAGAAATTAAAAACTGAAGAAATAGCAGGCGTTATAGTAGAGCCTGTAATGGGGAATATGGGTGTTGTACCACCAAATGAAAATTTTCTTAAAGGCCTAAGAGAGTTAACAAGAACTTATAATAGCTTGCTCATTTTTGACGAAGTTATTACTGGATTTAGATTATCACTTGCTGGAGCTCAAGGATATTATGGCGTATCAGCAGACATAACCACGTTAGGAAAGATTATTGGTGGAGGATTTCCAATAGGTGCTATTGGTGGAAAGAGAGAAATTATTGATATGTTTACTCCAAGTGGAAAAGTATTCAATGCAGGAACATTTAACGCTAATCCAGTTTCTATGACTGCTGGCTTGGCTACTATAGAAGTTTTAGAAAGAGAGAATGTAATAGAAAAAACAGTAAGTGTTGCTAAGAGTATAGCAGAAGAGTTAGATAATATTCCAGTACCTCATGTAATAAATAGAGTACAAAATATGTTCCAGATATTCTTCGGCGTAAGTAAAGTTACAAATGCTACTGAAGCTAAAAAAGCCAATAAAGATCAATATATTAAATTCCACATAAATATGCTAAATAATGGAGTATTCATACCGCCTAGTCAGTACGAATCAATTTTTACATCACTAGCTCATTATGATGATTATGTAATAAATGAGACAATAGATGCGATAAAGAAATCTAGAAGTGGAATTTAA
- a CDS encoding alkaline phosphatase family protein, translating to MKVILSVIDGASYHLINNFLYNLPNFYKISKEGIYGSLESSYPSITPVALASLFTGLLPKNNGVTAPKMYLKGRKLYSPLLAYTSYSLIADPIWTILAENKYKVIVTSAPQALPDRWKLDNLILFDPYRSKIKKFSRGYVLTEGENNVAGSKWIVKKNDNAFYVSFPGTKISEIKLETDQWSDQLEFIAKIKEKEIKAITFLHARKDNIYITPPLFLTDWSNRKDVLQNVWDNIVLKYGMILDGDYKSLNSGIITFEEYLKTAELAFNFFYEYTKYLLANFEWDFAITYLPIVDNFQHLLYGIDDSKSLDYIFKAYEYADKFIEMNLNYTDNIFICSDHGISKVKKRIYINKILERINVLKINNNRIDWRKTKAYYGGGGIIRINLKDREENGIVRIEEFPKLVNYIVRNLEKITDGEEKIFTRIYQKQKPAGDREGDIEIGIDGFYSISTDIEKENEIEDVIPYKTITADHGYYRKDDLYGIFFAYGKNIIKNSRKINLKIVDIVPTILKLFGISPKKTDGIPYLEMIKDELQNSKQKA from the coding sequence TTGAAAGTAATATTATCAGTAATAGATGGAGCCTCCTATCACTTAATTAATAATTTTTTATATAATCTACCTAATTTTTATAAAATTTCAAAAGAGGGAATTTATGGTTCTTTAGAAAGTTCTTATCCATCTATTACACCAGTAGCTCTTGCATCCCTATTTACTGGATTGCTACCAAAAAATAATGGAGTCACTGCGCCTAAAATGTATTTAAAAGGGAGAAAATTATACTCTCCATTACTAGCTTATACAAGTTATTCTTTAATTGCAGATCCTATTTGGACCATATTAGCAGAAAACAAATATAAGGTAATAGTAACCTCTGCTCCTCAAGCTTTACCTGATAGATGGAAACTAGATAACTTGATATTATTTGATCCCTACAGGTCAAAAATTAAAAAATTTAGTAGAGGATATGTTTTAACTGAAGGAGAAAATAACGTAGCAGGAAGTAAATGGATAGTAAAAAAGAACGATAATGCTTTCTATGTCTCTTTTCCTGGAACTAAAATCTCAGAAATAAAGCTTGAAACTGATCAGTGGAGTGATCAATTAGAATTTATTGCTAAAATAAAAGAAAAAGAAATTAAAGCTATTACATTTTTGCATGCTCGAAAAGATAATATTTATATTACACCCCCTCTTTTCTTAACTGATTGGAGTAATAGAAAAGATGTATTACAAAATGTTTGGGATAATATAGTCTTGAAATATGGAATGATATTAGATGGTGACTATAAATCTTTAAATTCTGGTATAATTACATTTGAAGAATATTTGAAAACTGCTGAGTTAGCATTTAATTTTTTTTATGAATATACAAAATATCTTTTAGCTAATTTTGAATGGGATTTTGCTATCACTTACCTGCCTATAGTAGATAATTTCCAACATTTATTATATGGAATTGATGACTCTAAATCATTAGATTATATTTTCAAAGCATATGAATACGCAGATAAATTTATTGAAATGAATCTGAATTATACTGATAATATATTTATTTGTTCAGATCATGGAATAAGTAAAGTTAAAAAAAGAATTTATATAAATAAAATTTTAGAGAGAATTAATGTATTAAAGATAAATAATAATAGAATAGATTGGAGGAAAACTAAGGCTTACTATGGTGGAGGAGGAATAATAAGGATAAATCTTAAAGATAGAGAAGAAAATGGAATTGTAAGAATAGAAGAATTTCCAAAATTAGTTAATTATATAGTAAGAAACTTAGAAAAAATAACTGATGGAGAAGAAAAAATATTCACTAGAATTTACCAAAAACAGAAACCTGCAGGAGATAGAGAAGGTGATATAGAAATAGGCATAGACGGATTTTATTCTATAAGTACCGATATAGAAAAAGAAAACGAAATAGAAGACGTAATACCATATAAAACAATAACAGCAGATCATGGTTATTATAGAAAAGACGACCTATATGGAATATTTTTTGCTTATGGCAAAAATATAATTAAAAATAGTAGAAAAATAAATTTAAAGATTGTTGACATAGTTCCAACTATATTAAAATTATTTGGAATATCTCCAAAGAAAACTGATGGAATACCATATCTGGAGATGATAAAAGATGAGTTACAAAATAGTAAGCAAAAGGCATAA
- the hemB gene encoding porphobilinogen synthase translates to MTNFPVTRPRRLRKNKLIRDLIAETSLSEKNLILPIFIKDNINDIEEIPSMPSVYRYPPNDKLIKYVEESYDNGINYVILFGIPAYKNDIATSAYDKNGVIQRATKILKETFDDRLIVITDECTDEYTSHGHCGIVVQNNGEAYVDNDESLKIHAKIALSQAEAGADIVAPSSMMDGVVGAIRKILDENGFQNTLIMSYSAKYASTFYSPFRDAAYSKPAFGDRKSYQMDPRNAYEALKEVNLDIEEGADIIMVKPAHTYLDIIRLVKDNFPDYPLAAYHVSGEYSMIKAAAINGWINEKIAVLEISTAIKRAGANLIITYYANDIAKWLKEGLPF, encoded by the coding sequence ATGACAAACTTCCCAGTAACGAGACCAAGACGATTAAGAAAGAACAAATTAATAAGAGATCTAATAGCGGAAACTAGTTTAAGTGAGAAAAATTTAATTTTACCTATATTTATTAAAGATAATATAAATGATATTGAAGAAATTCCAAGTATGCCATCTGTATATCGTTATCCACCTAACGATAAACTAATAAAATACGTTGAAGAAAGTTATGATAATGGAATAAATTATGTAATTCTTTTCGGAATTCCAGCATATAAAAATGATATAGCTACTTCTGCATACGATAAAAATGGAGTTATACAAAGAGCTACTAAAATACTGAAAGAAACTTTCGATGATAGACTAATTGTAATAACTGATGAATGCACAGACGAATATACTTCTCATGGACATTGTGGTATTGTAGTACAAAACAATGGAGAAGCATATGTAGATAATGATGAAAGTTTAAAGATACATGCTAAAATAGCATTATCACAAGCAGAAGCAGGAGCTGATATAGTAGCTCCTTCAAGCATGATGGACGGAGTAGTAGGAGCTATTAGAAAAATACTTGATGAAAACGGATTCCAGAATACATTAATAATGTCATATAGTGCAAAATACGCATCTACATTCTATTCACCTTTTAGAGATGCTGCTTACTCTAAACCTGCTTTTGGAGATAGAAAATCATATCAAATGGATCCTAGAAATGCATATGAAGCATTAAAAGAAGTTAACTTAGACATAGAAGAAGGAGCAGATATTATTATGGTAAAACCTGCTCATACATATCTAGATATTATAAGATTAGTTAAAGATAACTTTCCTGATTACCCATTAGCTGCGTATCACGTAAGCGGAGAATATTCAATGATAAAAGCTGCAGCTATTAATGGATGGATAAATGAAAAGATAGCAGTATTAGAAATTTCTACTGCAATAAAGAGAGCTGGAGCGAATTTAATTATTACATACTATGCTAACGACATAGCAAAATGGTTAAAGGAGGGACTTCCATTTTGA
- the hemC gene encoding hydroxymethylbilane synthase, whose translation MTKIRIAARGSKLSLAQVSIVSKYLENNGYETEFIEVKTKADLFNNEPLYKLGKGVFEKEVNEYVLKGLADIAVHSMKDLTTIIDPNLEIIAVTKRDSPYDVLVSDKNIYDLDKESIIGTSSIRRQNFIKFLRNDLIVKDLRGNIDTRIQKYKKGEYNGIIIAEASILRLGYTMTYFKLDPFNFTPEANQGIIAIVGKKSDLVMKNILNGINDKNSLDEAIAERSAMQIIGGGCHSPFGVFFKKQDTNEFLGIASFSDSKKKITISLEGKGKPEELGAKLGKMLLMEMKNENIIP comes from the coding sequence ATGACTAAAATAAGAATAGCAGCTAGAGGTAGTAAATTAAGTTTAGCTCAAGTTAGTATAGTATCTAAATATTTAGAAAATAATGGATATGAAACTGAGTTCATAGAAGTAAAAACTAAGGCTGATCTATTCAACAATGAACCATTATATAAATTAGGTAAAGGCGTATTCGAAAAAGAAGTTAACGAATATGTACTAAAAGGACTCGCAGATATAGCAGTACACAGTATGAAAGATTTAACTACTATAATAGATCCTAATTTAGAAATTATAGCAGTGACTAAGAGAGATTCTCCATATGATGTTTTAGTATCTGATAAGAATATCTATGATTTAGATAAGGAAAGTATAATAGGAACAAGTAGTATAAGAAGACAGAATTTTATTAAATTTTTAAGAAATGATTTGATAGTAAAAGATTTAAGAGGAAATATAGATACAAGAATACAAAAATACAAAAAAGGAGAATATAATGGTATAATTATAGCTGAAGCATCAATACTTAGGCTAGGGTATACAATGACATACTTTAAGTTAGATCCTTTTAATTTTACTCCAGAAGCTAATCAAGGAATAATTGCTATTGTAGGTAAAAAATCAGATTTGGTAATGAAAAATATCCTTAATGGTATTAATGATAAAAATTCTCTAGATGAAGCAATAGCTGAAAGAAGTGCAATGCAAATTATAGGTGGTGGATGTCATTCACCATTTGGAGTCTTTTTTAAAAAACAAGATACTAATGAATTTCTAGGGATAGCAAGTTTTTCAGATTCAAAGAAAAAAATCACCATAAGTTTAGAAGGTAAAGGTAAACCAGAAGAGTTAGGAGCTAAGCTTGGAAAAATGCTTCTGATGGAGATGAAAAATGAAAATATTATTCCTTAG
- a CDS encoding precorrin-2 dehydrogenase/sirohydrochlorin ferrochelatase family protein, translating to MTNSYSQYYFPLFANLSKMNILIVGGGKVGSKRAIKFADYGAKVTVVSLEFAQELLENNGIDKIKMDANQINEELISRFNIVITATNDHEINSKICEKAQKLGKLCNNPTNPSQSSFIVPIFYADDNIEIAITTLGKSSIASKFILDKILNSLSKDQNYLYLLIKTMGDVKNLMKNKIQNPSLRFELYHKIFYDVNFQNFIQNNNYEYAIKRAEEIINEYNK from the coding sequence GTGACAAATTCATACTCACAATATTACTTCCCATTATTTGCAAATCTAAGCAAAATGAATATTCTTATAGTAGGAGGAGGAAAAGTAGGAAGCAAAAGAGCAATAAAGTTTGCAGATTATGGAGCCAAAGTAACTGTAGTAAGCCTTGAGTTTGCACAAGAATTATTGGAAAATAATGGAATAGATAAAATTAAAATGGATGCTAATCAGATAAATGAGGAATTAATTTCTAGATTTAATATAGTAATAACAGCAACAAATGATCATGAAATAAATTCTAAAATTTGTGAAAAAGCGCAAAAGTTAGGTAAATTATGCAATAATCCAACAAATCCCTCTCAATCATCTTTTATTGTACCAATTTTTTATGCTGATGATAATATAGAAATTGCAATAACTACACTTGGCAAATCTAGTATTGCTTCAAAGTTTATCCTAGACAAGATCTTGAATTCTTTAAGTAAAGATCAAAATTATCTTTACTTACTGATAAAAACTATGGGTGATGTAAAAAATTTAATGAAAAATAAGATTCAAAATCCTAGTTTAAGATTTGAACTATATCATAAAATTTTTTATGATGTTAATTTTCAGAACTTTATTCAAAATAATAATTATGAATATGCAATAAAAAGAGCGGAGGAGATAATAAATGAGTATAACAAATGA
- a CDS encoding (2Fe-2S)-binding protein: MSYKIVSKRHKRIRAPKDCERGLPYTEIIVNGKRIDTCENLSSIIFQSKKFSLAINSNIIHKKILRNQYILNMIPRFLNVPSKYTEKSDIIIEKLNIETLILGSGIGGISALQHCNSCMMITDSIDDELFYDPLADTFVINLIKDIIKQKSEKIILGTFMGKFDEGLLFKINNKYYIVSFNNLILANGSRYIPPIFPNNDLPGIVSRNLFLRHRNLFKNIIVIGSTDLAIRTAVITNSTLLVKSGTSNFSKKWIEKARDKGIEIIEVDSINVKKFGKKLKIYYLDQEKIVDGIVFSIVKQPRIETVSNLGYEYTFYPNLNIYIPKHDIYGNISENVKIVGGARGIYDELTSYLSGQIIFGKEIDKFTEEIKNSSIYNFYNRNNWKLIDSPYLFGNGYVCECEDIKFKEIMQKINKGYKDVESLKRVTGICTGLCQGKICSYLTGSVTKSDTLITFRSPLYTLW, translated from the coding sequence ATGAGTTACAAAATAGTAAGCAAAAGGCATAAAAGAATAAGAGCCCCAAAAGACTGTGAAAGAGGATTACCTTATACAGAAATAATTGTAAATGGAAAAAGAATAGATACTTGCGAAAATCTGAGTTCTATAATTTTTCAATCTAAAAAGTTTAGTTTAGCTATAAATTCTAATATTATCCATAAGAAAATTTTGCGAAATCAATATATATTGAATATGATACCTAGATTTCTTAATGTACCTTCAAAATATACTGAAAAGTCAGATATAATTATTGAAAAACTCAACATAGAAACATTAATATTAGGTTCAGGTATTGGAGGAATATCAGCGTTACAACACTGTAATTCTTGCATGATGATAACAGATAGTATAGATGATGAACTTTTTTATGATCCGTTAGCTGATACCTTTGTAATTAACCTTATAAAAGATATAATTAAACAGAAATCAGAAAAAATTATACTAGGTACTTTTATGGGAAAATTTGATGAGGGTCTGTTATTTAAGATAAATAACAAATACTATATTGTTTCATTTAATAATCTAATATTGGCTAATGGAAGCAGATATATTCCACCAATCTTTCCTAACAATGATTTACCTGGTATAGTTTCTAGAAATTTATTTTTGAGACATAGAAATTTATTTAAGAATATAATAGTTATAGGATCCACAGATTTAGCTATAAGAACGGCAGTAATAACAAACTCTACCTTACTTGTTAAATCAGGAACATCAAACTTTTCTAAAAAATGGATAGAAAAAGCAAGGGATAAAGGTATAGAAATTATAGAAGTAGATTCTATTAATGTAAAAAAATTCGGGAAGAAGCTAAAAATATATTATCTAGACCAAGAAAAAATAGTTGATGGTATAGTATTTTCTATAGTTAAACAACCTAGAATAGAAACTGTATCTAACTTAGGTTATGAGTATACTTTTTATCCTAATCTTAACATTTACATTCCAAAACACGATATTTATGGAAATATATCCGAGAACGTTAAAATAGTTGGTGGAGCAAGAGGAATTTATGATGAATTAACATCATATTTAAGTGGACAAATAATATTTGGCAAAGAGATAGATAAATTTACTGAAGAAATTAAGAATTCTTCTATATATAATTTCTATAATAGAAATAATTGGAAATTAATAGACTCGCCTTATCTTTTTGGCAATGGATATGTTTGCGAATGTGAGGATATTAAATTTAAAGAAATCATGCAGAAAATTAATAAAGGATATAAAGATGTAGAAAGTTTAAAAAGAGTTACTGGTATTTGTACTGGACTCTGCCAAGGAAAAATATGTAGCTATTTAA
- a CDS encoding uroporphyrinogen-III synthase, which yields MKILFLRPEGSKIPIIPNHEVINIPLFKPVCIEYDNKKIQEYQSIAFTSINAVKCFNDFDKIQNKKVFSIGESTFNELKSKGIISEFPDNYDSINLAYLILHEKVKSVVAIRSKKASRDMSNILSKEINYDEIYDYDLVLDKENIIKAIELLNCKVDIVVLSSSEIAKTVADYLKNDCYKIISIGPMTTKTLSQIRSDIHVYQSRKYDIDGIVELINEIARV from the coding sequence ATGAAAATATTATTCCTTAGACCAGAAGGGAGTAAAATACCAATAATTCCAAATCACGAAGTTATTAATATACCATTATTTAAACCAGTCTGTATTGAATATGACAACAAAAAAATACAAGAATATCAAAGTATCGCATTTACAAGTATAAATGCTGTAAAATGTTTTAACGATTTTGATAAGATACAAAATAAAAAAGTATTTTCTATTGGAGAATCTACATTCAATGAACTAAAATCTAAAGGAATTATTTCAGAGTTTCCGGATAATTATGACAGTATAAATCTAGCTTATCTAATACTTCATGAAAAAGTTAAGTCAGTAGTAGCTATTCGTAGTAAAAAAGCTTCAAGAGATATGAGTAATATTTTATCCAAGGAGATAAATTACGACGAAATTTACGATTATGATTTAGTTTTAGATAAAGAAAATATCATCAAGGCAATAGAGTTACTTAATTGTAAGGTTGATATTGTAGTATTAAGCAGTTCAGAGATAGCTAAGACTGTAGCTGACTATCTTAAAAATGATTGCTATAAAATAATTAGTATAGGCCCTATGACTACTAAAACTTTAAGTCAAATAAGAAGTGATATTCATGTTTATCAAAGTAGAAAATATGATATAGATGGAATAGTAGAATTAATTAACGAGATTGCTAGAGTGTGA